The Streptomyces sp. HUAS MG91 sequence CAGATGGCCCGTTTGGCCGAACAGTGCGGCCGCCTTCCGCTGGCCTTGCGGATCGTGGCCGAACGCAGCCAGACCGCCGCCGACATCACGGACCTCATCCGAACGCTGGAAGATCCCGCCCAACGCATGGACGTATTCGTCAGCGACGACGAGGAGATGGGAGTTCCCATGGCGCTGTCGTGGTCCTATGCGGGCCTGAGCGGCGACAAGGCCCGCGCATTCAGGCTGCTCGCCCTGCACGCCGGACCTGATTTCTCGCACGCGTCGGCCGCGGCCCTGCTGAACGTGCCGCTCGAGCCGGCGCAGCGGCTGCTGCGCTCCTTGAAGTCGGACAACCTGCTCGAGGAGATGTCGGACCGCCGTTACCGGTTCCACGACCTGGTCCGTGACTACGCCAGGGCGCGGGTACTCGCCGAGGAGTCCGAGGCCGAACGCGCTGCCGCGGTCCGCCGTGAACTGGAGTACTACCTGCGCTGCTGCGACGCCGTGGACCGTCTTCTCGCTCCGCAGCGCCAGCACGTACCTGTGGACGAGAACAGCTTCTCGCTCCCTCTGCCCGACCTGCCCCACCCCGCGGCCGCGCTCGCCTGGTGCGACGCCGAGGTCGTCAGCATCGCCGCCGCCGTGGATCAGGCACGACGGGGCGGCATGCACGACCTGGCGTGGAAGATCCCCATCTCCCTCATCTACTACTTCGTGGTCCGCCACCACCACACCTACCGTCACGACCTCTCCGTGGTCGCGCTGCGGGCCGCGCGGCTCTGCCTCGACACATGGGCCGAGATCTGGGCCAACATCTGCCTGGGCGGCGCGACCGGCGAGGTCGGCAGACACGCGGAGGCGGCCGAATACTTCTCCGCGGCACTGGACCTGAGCCGACGGACCGGCGACCGCAAGTGGGAGGACATCGCCCACAACAACCTCGCCTGGACGCTGCGTCTGGCAGGCCGTTACGAAGAGGCCTATGTGCAGCAGAAACAGGCGCTGGAACGGCACGTCAGCGGGCAGAACCTGCGCAGCCAGGCCGTCAGCCTGAACGAGCTCGCCACCCTGAGTCTCATCCTCGACCAGCCCGAGCGCGCCCTCGAGCACCTGCTGGCCGCTCTCCCACGAGCCGTGGAAGCCGACGATGCTCTCCAACGTGCCGCGATTCTGCACCAGTTGGGCACGACGACCCTCCGACTGGGTGATCGCGAGGCGGCCGTCGAATGGTGGGGCCAGGCGGTCTCACTCCGCCGCGAGGTCGACGACCGCCCCGGCCTCGCGGACTCCCTCGTCGAACTGGGCCTACTCCGCGTCGAAAGGGACCTGGACATGGCCCGCGAGGCACTGACCGAAGCCCTGAAAGTCATGGAATCGCTGAGGCACCCACGCACGGAGGAGATCCGCAGCATGCTGGAAACCTTGTCGTCCTGACCTGAAGGGCGAAGAGCGAAACCACGAGTGTTCGACGGGGTCGGCGGGATAGCGCAAGCAGGACATTCTTTCCGCACCCCACCAAGCCCCGAACCAGCGACAGCCTCGTGTACGCGATCACCGGCAAACCACTGCTCCCGCCCGCCTCCACCTGCACACACAAAAAGACCCCGTCGTCAGCGTCTCCGCTGGTGACGGGGCCTTAGACACACTTGCACAGTGTGCCCCCGGCAGGATTCGAACCAGCTCACACGGTTCCGGAGGACGCGGCTGTCCCAGGTTCTTGTGCAGGTCGCGGGCTTAACTGACAGTTACTCAGCCTCGTGGTCCCGCGCATGTCCCGCGAAAACGGAATGCCCCGTACGGGGTATGACTCTGCGGTTGCGGTGGAGGGTGCCGAAGGGGCTTGACGTCGCAAGGGAGAGTCGATGGTTAG is a genomic window containing:
- a CDS encoding tetratricopeptide repeat protein codes for the protein MSGAHGVTPENEPPENETTEISPTENEPTENDAGASPTLWSVDIPRQLPRAATHFTDRVAEMTLLDEAASGADGLVVVSGQAGVGKSALAVQWARQAADRFPDGQLYTDLRGYHSLPAQRPEEALNSFLLAFNAPMENLRGHLDAMASRFRTVLHGRRVLMVIDNVRSAEQVIPLLPGSPGCCVVVTSRSDLSSLAATHGAERVPLPPLPGDDAVRLFSLVSRQGRTQQMARLAEQCGRLPLALRIVAERSQTAADITDLIRTLEDPAQRMDVFVSDDEEMGVPMALSWSYAGLSGDKARAFRLLALHAGPDFSHASAAALLNVPLEPAQRLLRSLKSDNLLEEMSDRRYRFHDLVRDYARARVLAEESEAERAAAVRRELEYYLRCCDAVDRLLAPQRQHVPVDENSFSLPLPDLPHPAAALAWCDAEVVSIAAAVDQARRGGMHDLAWKIPISLIYYFVVRHHHTYRHDLSVVALRAARLCLDTWAEIWANICLGGATGEVGRHAEAAEYFSAALDLSRRTGDRKWEDIAHNNLAWTLRLAGRYEEAYVQQKQALERHVSGQNLRSQAVSLNELATLSLILDQPERALEHLLAALPRAVEADDALQRAAILHQLGTTTLRLGDREAAVEWWGQAVSLRREVDDRPGLADSLVELGLLRVERDLDMAREALTEALKVMESLRHPRTEEIRSMLETLSS